Proteins from a genomic interval of Pseudomonas sp. RC10:
- a CDS encoding carbamoyltransferase, with protein MALTILGLSGALSHDPSAALYIDGKLIAAAEEERFVRDKHAKNRMPYESAKFCLEQAGIKPSDVDVVAIPFAPISLFGEARWHYAKRYWYAPDRALDAILMGNRRYKRYRNKIVWCLEQLGFDPKKVKIEPVEHHLAHASSAYHCSGFKEKTAILGIDGKGEYATTFFGYGENGKIHKIKEFYDPDSLGGLYGAITEFLGFEMLDGEFKVMGMAPYGDASKYDFSRLASFENGELVINTEYANVIGLRRYKEKGKGFYFSPKLIEWLGPKREGDIADEPYIHYAASMQALFEKLALQMMDHYLGDILKETGKIAFAGGCALNVKLNQKIIARPEVKELFVQPASGDAGTAVGAAAYVSHARGVPVEKMEHVYLGPSYSNEDVIAACARHPSAPAWRKLDNMPEQIAKIMVDGNPVAWFQGRMEFGPRALGGRSIIGCPSVAGVADRINHQIKFRERWRPFCPSMLDTVAPQMIKIDHPAPFMTFTFEVAEEWKTRVPEVVHEDGTSRAQVLKREYNPRYYDMMKALESLTGNGVSLNTSLNRRGEPMICSPTDALNMFFGSDLQYLIMEDILVVKDGADAYDTLG; from the coding sequence GTGGCATTGACGATCCTTGGCCTGTCCGGCGCCCTTAGCCATGATCCTTCCGCAGCCCTTTACATCGACGGCAAGCTGATTGCAGCCGCCGAGGAAGAGCGCTTCGTTCGCGACAAGCACGCAAAGAACCGCATGCCGTACGAGTCTGCGAAGTTCTGTCTTGAGCAGGCTGGCATCAAACCGTCTGATGTCGATGTGGTGGCCATCCCGTTTGCCCCGATCAGCCTGTTCGGCGAAGCGCGTTGGCACTACGCCAAGCGTTACTGGTACGCCCCGGACCGCGCGCTCGACGCCATCCTGATGGGCAACCGTCGCTACAAACGCTATCGCAACAAGATCGTCTGGTGCCTTGAGCAACTGGGTTTCGACCCGAAAAAAGTCAAGATCGAGCCGGTCGAGCACCACCTGGCTCACGCCTCCAGCGCTTATCACTGCTCCGGTTTCAAAGAGAAAACCGCGATTCTGGGCATCGACGGCAAGGGTGAGTACGCCACGACCTTCTTCGGTTATGGCGAGAACGGCAAGATCCACAAGATCAAGGAATTCTACGACCCGGATTCCCTCGGTGGCCTGTATGGTGCGATCACTGAGTTCCTCGGCTTCGAAATGCTCGACGGCGAGTTCAAGGTCATGGGCATGGCGCCATACGGCGATGCGTCCAAATACGATTTCTCGCGTCTGGCGAGCTTCGAAAACGGCGAATTGGTGATCAACACCGAATACGCCAACGTCATCGGTCTGCGCCGTTATAAAGAGAAAGGCAAAGGCTTCTATTTCTCGCCGAAGCTGATCGAATGGCTGGGTCCGAAGCGCGAAGGCGACATTGCCGACGAGCCGTACATTCACTACGCGGCCAGCATGCAGGCGCTGTTCGAGAAGCTGGCGCTGCAGATGATGGATCACTACCTGGGCGACATTCTCAAGGAAACCGGCAAGATTGCCTTCGCCGGTGGCTGCGCGCTGAACGTCAAGCTGAACCAGAAGATCATCGCCCGTCCGGAAGTGAAAGAGCTGTTCGTTCAGCCCGCGTCCGGTGACGCCGGTACGGCCGTCGGTGCAGCAGCGTATGTGTCTCACGCCCGTGGCGTGCCGGTCGAGAAGATGGAACACGTCTACCTCGGCCCTTCGTACAGCAACGAAGACGTGATCGCCGCCTGTGCCCGTCACCCGAGCGCGCCTGCGTGGCGCAAGCTCGACAACATGCCGGAGCAGATCGCCAAAATCATGGTCGACGGCAACCCCGTGGCCTGGTTCCAGGGACGCATGGAGTTCGGTCCACGTGCGTTGGGCGGTCGTTCGATCATCGGTTGCCCGAGCGTGGCCGGTGTGGCCGACCGCATCAACCACCAGATCAAGTTCCGCGAGCGCTGGAGGCCTTTCTGCCCGTCGATGCTCGACACCGTGGCGCCGCAGATGATCAAGATCGATCACCCCGCGCCGTTCATGACCTTCACCTTCGAAGTCGCCGAAGAGTGGAAGACCCGCGTGCCGGAAGTCGTTCACGAAGACGGTACGTCCCGTGCCCAGGTCCTGAAGCGCGAATACAATCCGCGTTACTACGACATGATGAAGGCGCTGGAAAGCCTGACCGGCAACGGCGTGTCGCTGAACACCTCGCTCAACCGTCGCGGCGAACCGATGATCTGCTCGCCAACCGACGCGCTGAACATGTTCTTCGGCTCCGATCTGCAGTACCTGATCATGGAAGACATCCTGGTGGTCAAAGACGGCGCGGACGCTTATGACACGCTCGGCTGA